The following are encoded together in the Candidatus Omnitrophota bacterium genome:
- the recA gene encoding recombinase RecA, producing MKDEKKQDTTASANKLKALDLALAQIEKQFGKGSIMKLGQDTVLNIESIPTGSITLDTALGVGGVPKGRVIEIYGPESSGKTTLTLSIISEIQKRGGVAAFIDAEHAFDASYAKLLGVNLDDLLISQPDTGEQALEIAETLVRSNAVDLVVVDSVAALTPRAEIEGDMGDSHMGLQARLMSQALRKLTGSISKSKTCVIFINQIRMKIGVMFGSPETTTGGRALKFYSSVRIDLRKIETLKKGDEIIGSRVRAKIVKNKVAPPFREALFEIHFNEGISRTSDVLDLGIEHDIINKAGSWFSYGEEKIGQGRESARAFLRENPKTFAQIEKKVLEKIKEKK from the coding sequence ATGAAAGACGAAAAGAAACAGGACACAACTGCAAGCGCAAACAAGCTAAAAGCCCTAGACCTTGCTTTAGCCCAAATTGAAAAGCAATTTGGCAAAGGATCGATCATGAAGCTCGGGCAAGACACCGTCCTAAATATCGAATCAATTCCAACGGGATCAATCACCTTAGACACAGCGCTAGGAGTAGGCGGTGTTCCCAAAGGACGCGTCATTGAAATATATGGTCCAGAATCTTCCGGAAAAACAACATTAACTCTTAGCATTATTAGCGAAATCCAAAAAAGAGGTGGCGTGGCTGCATTTATCGATGCTGAACACGCATTTGACGCTTCATACGCAAAACTATTAGGAGTTAATTTAGATGATCTTTTGATTTCCCAGCCAGATACAGGCGAACAAGCACTGGAAATTGCCGAAACATTAGTTCGATCCAATGCCGTTGATTTAGTTGTTGTTGACTCTGTTGCCGCACTTACCCCAAGAGCAGAAATTGAAGGCGATATGGGAGATTCTCATATGGGCTTACAAGCCCGTTTGATGTCTCAAGCGCTGCGCAAGCTAACCGGGTCGATTAGCAAATCAAAGACATGCGTTATATTCATCAATCAAATCCGTATGAAAATCGGCGTTATGTTTGGTTCTCCAGAAACAACAACGGGTGGACGTGCGCTAAAATTTTATTCGTCTGTGCGCATTGATTTAAGAAAAATTGAAACACTTAAAAAAGGCGACGAGATCATCGGTAGCCGCGTTCGAGCCAAAATCGTCAAAAACAAGGTCGCCCCACCATTTCGTGAAGCACTATTTGAAATTCATTTTAATGAAGGAATCTCGAGAACAAGCGATGTGCTAGATCTTGGTATTGAGCATGATATCATCAATAAAGCCGGCTCATGGTTTTCGTATGGGGAAGAAAAAATCGGCCAAGGTCGAGAAAGCGCCAGGGCATTTTTAAGAGAAAATCCAAAAACATTTGCCCAAATCGAGAAAAAAGTTCTCGAGAAAATAAAAGAAAAAAAATAA
- a CDS encoding RsmE family RNA methyltransferase: MSQHRFYCSHLTKNQKNITLLNKDEIHHLIDVLRLKKGANITLFNGQGTEASGEILKISKESIEVKILSKKTEQAQKTCIVLACAIPKKSKFETIIEKCTELGVDEIIPLKTKRTEIKLSDEKSEKKLKRFQSVCINASKQSKRNILPKIHRISTLNDALKHLEENCIGFIGSLGGKRQELRNAITKDLKLKKKIVFFIGPEGDFTPDEIALAIKSHCIPISLGKTTLKVDTAAIGVVAFANFIINT; the protein is encoded by the coding sequence ATGTCACAACACCGTTTTTATTGCTCACACCTTACCAAAAACCAGAAAAATATTACCCTTTTAAATAAAGACGAAATCCATCATCTTATCGATGTCTTACGCTTAAAAAAAGGAGCAAATATTACTTTGTTTAACGGTCAAGGGACCGAAGCTTCCGGAGAAATCCTGAAAATATCAAAAGAATCTATTGAAGTTAAAATTCTCTCTAAAAAAACAGAGCAAGCCCAAAAAACATGCATTGTTCTTGCTTGTGCAATCCCTAAGAAATCCAAATTTGAAACAATTATTGAGAAGTGTACAGAGCTTGGAGTTGATGAAATTATTCCTTTAAAAACAAAACGAACTGAAATCAAGCTCTCAGACGAAAAATCAGAAAAAAAACTAAAACGATTCCAAAGCGTTTGCATCAATGCTTCCAAACAATCCAAACGAAATATCCTTCCTAAAATTCACCGAATTAGCACTTTAAACGATGCACTAAAACATCTTGAAGAAAACTGCATTGGATTTATTGGCTCTTTAGGAGGCAAAAGGCAAGAACTAAGAAATGCTATAACCAAAGATTTAAAATTAAAGAAAAAGATTGTTTTCTTTATCGGGCCGGAAGGAGATTTTACACCTGATGAAATTGCTCTCGCTATAAAATCTCACTGCATCCCAATTTCTTTAGGAAAAACCACTCTCAAAGTTGATACTGCTGCCATTGGCGTCGTTGCTTTCGCGAACTTCATTATTAATACATAA
- a CDS encoding regulatory protein RecX, with product MGINDFNKELVKAKTASYRLLKVRTRSEQELRLRLKQKKFSSRIISVVIKEFKRIGLINDIDFAKNWVRSRINKGFGKRRIILELRQKGISPNIIEKQACDIEKNYSPASMIHELTQQRIKRYTSLERSVAQRRIYGFLLRRGFSMDAVLKEIKAL from the coding sequence ATGGGCATCAACGATTTCAACAAAGAACTTGTAAAGGCTAAAACCGCTAGCTATCGGCTTTTAAAAGTACGCACTCGTAGCGAACAAGAACTGAGGTTGCGTTTAAAACAAAAAAAATTTTCTTCAAGAATCATCTCTGTAGTTATTAAAGAATTTAAACGAATCGGGTTAATCAACGATATAGATTTTGCAAAAAACTGGGTTCGTTCACGTATCAATAAAGGATTTGGCAAAAGACGCATTATTTTAGAACTTAGACAAAAGGGGATCTCGCCAAATATTATTGAAAAGCAAGCTTGTGATATTGAAAAAAACTATTCACCCGCTTCAATGATCCATGAATTAACACAGCAACGAATAAAACGATATACGAGTCTAGAGCGCTCTGTAGCACAAAGACGTATTTACGGCTTTCTTCTCCGTCGAGGGTTCTCCATGGATGCCGTACTAAAAGAAATTAAAGCGTTATGA